From the Apis cerana isolate GH-2021 linkage group LG3, AcerK_1.0, whole genome shotgun sequence genome, one window contains:
- the LOC107997327 gene encoding ankyrin repeat domain-containing protein 29 isoform X1 gives MSMKKESPWDVELHLAAARGDAKRLRVLLDSGRVHVDCKDKDGTTPLILAAAGGHIEAVTELLQQGADPNARRLTGTTALFFAAQGGYMDIASLLLEQGAIVDSCSIDGGTPLFVACQCGHLDVVEGLIERGANPNAYMKDGATALFIAAQNGHVRILEVLLEHGAKTDAARTDGATPLWIGAQMGHDHVVRRLLKAGAKVDATRHDGATPLFKAAHKGHAAVVGELLKYRPSLGILPNGESALHAAALTGQMTVTRQLVGAGADPLLVNQEGITPLQLAIRHSQTQVANYLKDKIRTRTGTS, from the exons CGGCACGTGGAGATGCAAAACGTCTTCGAGTTCTTTTAGATTCTGGTCGTGTTCATGTAGATTGCAAAGATAAg gATGGCACGACGCCTTTAATATTAGCCGCTGCTGGAGGCCATATCGAAGCGGTCACCGAATTGCTACAACAAGGGGCGGATCCTAATGCCAGACGGCTG acagGTACTACAGCATTATTTTTCGCCGCTCAAGGTGGTTATATGGATATCGCCAGTCTTCTATTAGAACAAGGTGCTATCGTCGATTCTTGTAGCATA GATGGCGGTACCCCACTTTTCGTCGCGTGCCAGTGCGGTCACCTAGATGTTGTAGAAGGTTTGATTGAAAGAGGCGCCAATCCGAATGCTTACATGAAG GATGGTGCCACAGCGTTATTTATTGCTGCTCAAAATGGTCACGTGCGTATCTTAGAAGTTCTTTTGGAGCACGGAGCAAAAACGGATGCAGCAAGAACCGATGGTGCCACGCCTTTATGGATAGGAGCGCAAATGGGACACGATCATGTCGTGAGGAGGCTTTTGAAAGCTGGTGCGAAGGTCGATGCCACCAGACAT gatgGCGCGACTCCATTATTTAAGGCGGCTCATAAGGGCCATGCCGCTGTTGTAGGTGAGCTACTCAAGTACCGTCCATCTCTTGGTATTCTTCCA aatggtGAAAGTGCATTGCATGCGGCAGCATTAACGGGACAAATGACTGTTACAAGACAACTAGTAGGTGCAGGAGCAGATCCTTTACTCGTAAATCAAGAAGGTATCACGCCTCTTCAATTAGCTATTAGACATTCACAAACACAAGTGgccaattatttaaaagataaaattagaacGCGCACAGGAACATCTTAG
- the LOC107997327 gene encoding ankyrin repeat domain-containing protein 29 isoform X3, with amino-acid sequence MDGTTPLILAAAGGHIEAVTELLQQGADPNARRLTGTTALFFAAQGGYMDIASLLLEQGAIVDSCSIDGGTPLFVACQCGHLDVVEGLIERGANPNAYMKDGATALFIAAQNGHVRILEVLLEHGAKTDAARTDGATPLWIGAQMGHDHVVRRLLKAGAKVDATRHDGATPLFKAAHKGHAAVVGELLKYRPSLGILPNGESALHAAALTGQMTVTRQLVGAGADPLLVNQEGITPLQLAIRHSQTQVANYLKDKIRTRTGTS; translated from the exons ATG gATGGCACGACGCCTTTAATATTAGCCGCTGCTGGAGGCCATATCGAAGCGGTCACCGAATTGCTACAACAAGGGGCGGATCCTAATGCCAGACGGCTG acagGTACTACAGCATTATTTTTCGCCGCTCAAGGTGGTTATATGGATATCGCCAGTCTTCTATTAGAACAAGGTGCTATCGTCGATTCTTGTAGCATA GATGGCGGTACCCCACTTTTCGTCGCGTGCCAGTGCGGTCACCTAGATGTTGTAGAAGGTTTGATTGAAAGAGGCGCCAATCCGAATGCTTACATGAAG GATGGTGCCACAGCGTTATTTATTGCTGCTCAAAATGGTCACGTGCGTATCTTAGAAGTTCTTTTGGAGCACGGAGCAAAAACGGATGCAGCAAGAACCGATGGTGCCACGCCTTTATGGATAGGAGCGCAAATGGGACACGATCATGTCGTGAGGAGGCTTTTGAAAGCTGGTGCGAAGGTCGATGCCACCAGACAT gatgGCGCGACTCCATTATTTAAGGCGGCTCATAAGGGCCATGCCGCTGTTGTAGGTGAGCTACTCAAGTACCGTCCATCTCTTGGTATTCTTCCA aatggtGAAAGTGCATTGCATGCGGCAGCATTAACGGGACAAATGACTGTTACAAGACAACTAGTAGGTGCAGGAGCAGATCCTTTACTCGTAAATCAAGAAGGTATCACGCCTCTTCAATTAGCTATTAGACATTCACAAACACAAGTGgccaattatttaaaagataaaattagaacGCGCACAGGAACATCTTAG
- the LOC107997327 gene encoding ankyrin repeat domain-containing protein 29 isoform X2 has protein sequence MICVCLLIYDGTTPLILAAAGGHIEAVTELLQQGADPNARRLTGTTALFFAAQGGYMDIASLLLEQGAIVDSCSIDGGTPLFVACQCGHLDVVEGLIERGANPNAYMKDGATALFIAAQNGHVRILEVLLEHGAKTDAARTDGATPLWIGAQMGHDHVVRRLLKAGAKVDATRHDGATPLFKAAHKGHAAVVGELLKYRPSLGILPNGESALHAAALTGQMTVTRQLVGAGADPLLVNQEGITPLQLAIRHSQTQVANYLKDKIRTRTGTS, from the exons ATGATATGTGTTTGTTTATTGATTTAT gATGGCACGACGCCTTTAATATTAGCCGCTGCTGGAGGCCATATCGAAGCGGTCACCGAATTGCTACAACAAGGGGCGGATCCTAATGCCAGACGGCTG acagGTACTACAGCATTATTTTTCGCCGCTCAAGGTGGTTATATGGATATCGCCAGTCTTCTATTAGAACAAGGTGCTATCGTCGATTCTTGTAGCATA GATGGCGGTACCCCACTTTTCGTCGCGTGCCAGTGCGGTCACCTAGATGTTGTAGAAGGTTTGATTGAAAGAGGCGCCAATCCGAATGCTTACATGAAG GATGGTGCCACAGCGTTATTTATTGCTGCTCAAAATGGTCACGTGCGTATCTTAGAAGTTCTTTTGGAGCACGGAGCAAAAACGGATGCAGCAAGAACCGATGGTGCCACGCCTTTATGGATAGGAGCGCAAATGGGACACGATCATGTCGTGAGGAGGCTTTTGAAAGCTGGTGCGAAGGTCGATGCCACCAGACAT gatgGCGCGACTCCATTATTTAAGGCGGCTCATAAGGGCCATGCCGCTGTTGTAGGTGAGCTACTCAAGTACCGTCCATCTCTTGGTATTCTTCCA aatggtGAAAGTGCATTGCATGCGGCAGCATTAACGGGACAAATGACTGTTACAAGACAACTAGTAGGTGCAGGAGCAGATCCTTTACTCGTAAATCAAGAAGGTATCACGCCTCTTCAATTAGCTATTAGACATTCACAAACACAAGTGgccaattatttaaaagataaaattagaacGCGCACAGGAACATCTTAG
- the LOC107997345 gene encoding syntaxin-1A isoform X1, translating into MFSRNYQLYADFQAITIMVRDRMPELRAYQNNSTTFGKGFLQDVHIQIYQNKKLKEVLDKVEGIRDLIQLIAENTAIIRNLHNNVLSYTNKDIQKELENRMYTISQTSFRIQQKLREMNKEVVPIDDLTITSAREGPIHIRVKALQYTTMLKLFSEIMEEYNNSMLRYNEKCRLLLNQQKLLIRKHITSEELEKLLDIQENNIFVDNILEDSKIAKQQLSDIQNRHNEIIKIEKSLAEVRDMFTEMAFLIEKQGEQINNVEYFAGKTADNIDSGRIDLKKAEKKNQRYRKVYSNICINNIVSINKQLSFFREKLNLV; encoded by the exons atgttttcacGAAATTATCAGTTATACGCTGATTTTCAAGCAATAACTATCATGGTTCGTGATCGAATGCCGGAATTACGTGCT tATCAAAATAATAGCACTACATTTGGTAAAGGATTTTTACAAGATGTACATATTCAAATTtaccaaaataaaaaattgaaggaaGTATTAGATAAA GTTGAAGGAATTCGAGATTTAATTCAACTTATTGCTGAAAATACTGCTATTATAAGGAATTTGCATAATAATGTTTTGTCATATACTAATAAAG atatacaaaaagaattggaaaatcGAATGTATACTATTTCACAAACGTCATTTCGtattcaacaaaaattaagag aaatgaataaagaagTTGTCCCCATTGATGATTTAACTATAACTAGTGCAAGAGAAGGACCAATACATATACGAGTTAAAGCACTACAATATACaacaatgttaaaattattttctgaaattatggAAGAATATAACAATTCTATGTTgagatataatgaaaaatgtcgTTTACTTTTAAATCAACAAAAACTATtaa TTAGAAAACACATTACAAGTGAAGAATTGGAAAAGCTActtgatattcaagaaaataatatatttgttgatAAT attttagaaGATAGTAAAATTGCAAAGCAACAATTATCTGATATTCAAAATAgacataatgaaataataaaaatagaaaaatctctTGCAGAAGTTAGAGATATGTTTACAGAAATGGCATTTCTTATTGAGAAACAA ggaGAACAAATAAACAATGTGGAATATTTTGCTGGAAAAACAGCAGATAATATTGATTCTGGTCGTATTGATCTTAAAAaagcagaaaaaaagaatcaaagatATAGAAAGGTATATAGCAATAtttgtatcaataatattgtatcaattaataaacaattatctttttttagagaaaaattaaacttggtataa
- the LOC107997345 gene encoding syntaxin-1A isoform X2, translated as MFSRNYQLYADFQAITIMVRDRMPELRAYQNNSTTFGKGFLQDVHIQIYQNKKLKEVLDKVEGIRDLIQLIAENTAIIRNLHNNVLSYTNKDIQKELENRMYTISQTSFRIQQKLREMNKEVVPIDDLTITSAREGPIHIRVKALQYTTMLKLFSEIMEEYNNSMLRYNEKCRLLLNQQKLLIRKHITSEELEKLLDIQENNIFVDNILEDSKIAKQQLSDIQNRHNEIIKIEKSLAEVRDMFTEMAFLIEKQGEQINNVEYFAGKTADNIDSGRIDLKKAEKKNQRYRKRKIKLGIIISIIIIIFLIIIIFL; from the exons atgttttcacGAAATTATCAGTTATACGCTGATTTTCAAGCAATAACTATCATGGTTCGTGATCGAATGCCGGAATTACGTGCT tATCAAAATAATAGCACTACATTTGGTAAAGGATTTTTACAAGATGTACATATTCAAATTtaccaaaataaaaaattgaaggaaGTATTAGATAAA GTTGAAGGAATTCGAGATTTAATTCAACTTATTGCTGAAAATACTGCTATTATAAGGAATTTGCATAATAATGTTTTGTCATATACTAATAAAG atatacaaaaagaattggaaaatcGAATGTATACTATTTCACAAACGTCATTTCGtattcaacaaaaattaagag aaatgaataaagaagTTGTCCCCATTGATGATTTAACTATAACTAGTGCAAGAGAAGGACCAATACATATACGAGTTAAAGCACTACAATATACaacaatgttaaaattattttctgaaattatggAAGAATATAACAATTCTATGTTgagatataatgaaaaatgtcgTTTACTTTTAAATCAACAAAAACTATtaa TTAGAAAACACATTACAAGTGAAGAATTGGAAAAGCTActtgatattcaagaaaataatatatttgttgatAAT attttagaaGATAGTAAAATTGCAAAGCAACAATTATCTGATATTCAAAATAgacataatgaaataataaaaatagaaaaatctctTGCAGAAGTTAGAGATATGTTTACAGAAATGGCATTTCTTATTGAGAAACAA ggaGAACAAATAAACAATGTGGAATATTTTGCTGGAAAAACAGCAGATAATATTGATTCTGGTCGTATTGATCTTAAAAaagcagaaaaaaagaatcaaagatATAGAAAG agaaaaattaaacttggtataataattagtataataataattattttcttgataatcatcatctttttatag